The Photobacterium sp. TY1-4 DNA window CACCCGGTCGGCGACTTCACGGGCAAAGCCCATTTCGTGAGTCACCACCACCATGGTCATCCCTTCCGCAGCGAGATCTTTCATCACATCCAGCACCTCGCCGACCATTTCCGGATCCAGCGCCGAAGTCGGCTCGTCAAACAGCATCACATCCGGCTGCATCGCCAGCGCCCGGGCAATGGCCACCCGCTGCTGCTGACCACCGGAGAGCTGCGACGGATAGACATTCATTTTCTCGGCCAGCCCGACCCGCTTCAGCAGCGCCTCAGCTTCCGGCTCCAGCTCGGCCCGGCTGCGACCCAGCACCTTTTCCGGCGCCAGCATCACATTGCCTTTCACCGTCTTGTGCGGAAACAGGTTGAACGACTGAAATACCATGCCGACATTGGCACGCAGATCGTTGATATTGGTCGACTTGGCATACATGTCCAGACCGTCAATCTGGATTGCCCCTGAGCTGATCACTTCCAGCTGGTTCAGGGTTCGCAAAAAGGTCGACTTGCCGGAGCCGGATGGGCCGATGATCACCACCACCTCCCCGCGCTTAACGGTCGCGCTGACATTTTTCAGCGCATGGCATTGGTTGGGATACACCTTGTTGACATCCGTTGCGACGATCATCTCATCGCCCTGATACGCTCTAGTCACTGCTCGCCATCCTCTTTTCAATCCGCTGAACGCCCCACGACAGGCTTGTGGTCAGCAATAAGTAAAGACCGGCGACCACAAACCAGACTTCAAACGTGGCAAAGCTGCCACTGATCACTTCCCGCCCCGCCTTGGTCAGATCGGTAATGGAAATTACCGACACCAGGGAAGAATCCTTGATCAGGGTGATCAACTGCCCGGCCATGGGCGGCAGGGTGCGCTTGAACGCCTGCGGCAAAATGACGTACACCATGGCTTTGGGGTAGCTCATTCCCAGCGAGCGCGCGGCTTCCATCTGGCCCGGCGGGATCGACTGGATCCCCGAGCGGATGATTTCAGCAATATAGGCCCCGGTGAAAATCGACAGCGCCGCGACCCCGGCGGTAAACCGCTCCAACTCAAAAATGGTGCCGAGGAAAAAGTAGACAATGAAGATTTGCACCAGCAACGGCGTGCCCCGGATCACCTCAACATAAAGCAGCGCCAGGTTTTTACTGACCGGGTTATGGGAGATCCGCATCAGTCCGGCCACCAGTCCGAGTACAATCGCAAAGCACAGTGAGAGGACCGAAATTTTCAGCGTCATCCAGAGCCCTAAAGTCACCGGTCCGATAGTCCACTGTTTGCTGCGGGCGATCACATCGCCTTCAAACACCAGATCGCCGGGCTGAACCAGCCGCTCGTCATCG harbors:
- a CDS encoding amino acid ABC transporter ATP-binding protein, producing the protein MIVATDVNKVYPNQCHALKNVSATVKRGEVVVIIGPSGSGKSTFLRTLNQLEVISSGAIQIDGLDMYAKSTNINDLRANVGMVFQSFNLFPHKTVKGNVMLAPEKVLGRSRAELEPEAEALLKRVGLAEKMNVYPSQLSGGQQQRVAIARALAMQPDVMLFDEPTSALDPEMVGEVLDVMKDLAAEGMTMVVVTHEMGFAREVADRVLFMEDGELLVGGSPADIFDAPEHPRLQQFLSKIL
- a CDS encoding amino acid ABC transporter permease; protein product: MMKTTHRWLWHLASFAIVGALMLGLYQASKTINYNWQWQRVLPFIVDTSPQEIRARGDGTVVLNADNSLTIQLDYSDTPQQITGDDERLVQPGDLVFEGDVIARSKQWTIGPVTLGLWMTLKISVLSLCFAIVLGLVAGLMRISHNPVSKNLALLYVEVIRGTPLLVQIFIVYFFLGTIFELERFTAGVAALSIFTGAYIAEIIRSGIQSIPPGQMEAARSLGMSYPKAMVYVILPQAFKRTLPPMAGQLITLIKDSSLVSVISITDLTKAGREVISGSFATFEVWFVVAGLYLLLTTSLSWGVQRIEKRMASSD